In one window of Aminivibrio pyruvatiphilus DNA:
- the fliD gene encoding flagellar filament capping protein FliD, with product MGDYQSTFSIPGISSSIDWGSMADKLIENARKSQEPLIAKQDTLELKIGLFNEFSASMKTMRSAVTPLKLASTFQAKAAEFTVLSGVNAQSVVAATVSADAAVSRHEIEVLQKATAQNRFSAQIKTAMSEAGLASAQKFYINVGGRRAEIEVKTTDTLTTIAQKINDAKDMTLDPATGKAYGESLGITASVIDNRLVIKSANTGLGETTDKSTITRGSGTRDKLGFTVAKDAPSNGTLTIKAGSVTYAEGTDFTVDSGSDEITWIDGHGPAAGTSYEVSYTVNSSVFSLDGNADLLSLLKLDDDTADHYLAAQDAVVKIDGLTITRSSNQIDDLIEGVKLTVNGPGSVVMDITQDAEKAVTGIQDYVTAFNDLMDWINIRLSESSTASSSQKDDQYKNDDFYKKFGLLHGNSLLWQTKSQIRQIMTNPVTAKYSLKTGRPVQGTMESAGQTGNSTFTVTVGVRTATIEVTPSDTLQTIAGKINSSYEMNHDPQGRTYPIRMASAKVVNNQLVIEASPNRKFSLAASDGVLDTLGLGTPFSLLSQIGISTESTDYGKSGKLEFNTDKFMDALRNDPDGVAAIMNTVMTQMDEYAGNMVDASQVEVGSTVVPKGRIASQITTWQTEIATIDKRISESEARLELRARGLYEQFAQAEVNLAKLQQQASWLASVVSQLSGTGSNS from the coding sequence ATGGGTGATTACCAGTCCACTTTTTCCATACCCGGCATTTCCTCCAGCATTGACTGGGGGAGCATGGCGGACAAGCTTATAGAAAACGCCCGCAAGTCCCAGGAGCCCCTGATTGCCAAGCAGGATACCCTGGAACTGAAGATCGGCCTGTTCAACGAATTTTCGGCTTCCATGAAGACCATGCGGTCTGCCGTGACGCCTCTGAAGCTGGCATCCACCTTCCAGGCGAAGGCTGCCGAATTCACCGTTCTCTCGGGGGTGAACGCCCAGAGCGTGGTGGCGGCCACTGTCTCAGCCGATGCCGCCGTCAGCCGCCACGAAATAGAGGTTCTGCAGAAAGCCACTGCCCAGAACCGGTTCAGCGCACAGATCAAGACTGCCATGAGCGAGGCGGGACTCGCCTCGGCGCAGAAGTTCTACATCAACGTGGGGGGCCGGAGGGCGGAAATCGAGGTCAAGACCACCGACACCCTTACCACCATAGCCCAGAAGATCAACGACGCGAAGGACATGACCCTTGATCCCGCCACGGGAAAGGCCTACGGGGAAAGCCTCGGCATTACGGCATCGGTGATCGACAACCGGCTGGTCATAAAGAGCGCCAATACGGGCCTCGGGGAGACCACCGACAAGAGCACCATCACCAGGGGCAGCGGCACCCGGGACAAGCTCGGGTTCACCGTGGCGAAGGACGCCCCCTCGAACGGAACCCTCACCATCAAGGCAGGCTCCGTCACCTACGCGGAGGGGACGGATTTCACCGTGGACTCCGGAAGCGACGAGATCACCTGGATCGACGGTCACGGCCCCGCGGCGGGAACCTCCTACGAGGTATCCTACACGGTGAATTCGAGCGTCTTCAGCCTTGACGGAAACGCCGACCTGCTCTCCCTCCTGAAGCTGGACGACGATACGGCAGACCACTACCTTGCCGCCCAGGACGCGGTGGTGAAAATCGACGGACTCACCATCACCAGGTCGTCCAACCAGATCGACGACCTCATCGAAGGGGTAAAGCTGACCGTCAACGGGCCCGGATCAGTGGTCATGGACATCACCCAGGACGCCGAGAAGGCCGTGACGGGCATCCAGGACTATGTCACCGCCTTCAACGATCTCATGGACTGGATCAACATACGCCTGAGCGAGTCTTCGACTGCTTCCAGCTCCCAGAAGGACGACCAGTACAAGAACGACGACTTCTACAAAAAGTTCGGCCTGCTCCATGGAAACTCCCTGCTCTGGCAGACCAAGTCCCAGATCCGGCAGATAATGACGAACCCGGTCACAGCAAAATACAGCCTGAAGACGGGGCGCCCCGTGCAGGGGACCATGGAAAGCGCCGGACAGACGGGAAACTCCACCTTTACGGTGACGGTGGGCGTCCGGACGGCCACCATCGAGGTGACTCCGTCGGATACCCTGCAGACCATAGCGGGCAAGATCAACAGTTCCTACGAAATGAACCACGACCCACAGGGACGGACCTATCCCATCAGGATGGCCAGCGCCAAGGTGGTCAACAACCAGCTCGTGATCGAGGCATCGCCGAACCGGAAGTTCTCCCTCGCCGCGTCGGACGGAGTCCTGGACACCCTGGGGCTCGGCACCCCCTTCAGCCTGCTCTCCCAGATCGGCATCTCCACGGAGAGCACCGACTACGGCAAGAGCGGGAAGCTGGAGTTCAACACCGACAAGTTCATGGACGCCCTGAGGAACGACCCTGACGGCGTGGCCGCCATCATGAACACGGTCATGACACAGATGGACGAGTACGCGGGCAACATGGTGGACGCGTCCCAGGTGGAGGTGGGCAGCACCGTGGTGCCCAAGGGGCGGATCGCCAGCCAGATCACCACGTGGCAGACAGAAATCGCCACCATAGACAAGAGAATTTCCGAATCGGAAGCCCGCCTCGAGCTTCGGGCCCGGGGGCTCTACGAGCAGTTCGCCCAGGCGGAGGTGAACCTGGCGAAGCTGCAGCAGCAGGCCTCATGGCTTGCATCAGTGGTAAGCCAGCTTTCGGGTACGGGATCGAACTCCTGA
- a CDS encoding D-glycero-alpha-D-manno-heptose-1,7-bisphosphate 7-phosphatase: protein MARAVFLDRDGTLIENVPYLSDPSAVRLSASGGEALRRLRSLGFLLVVVTNQSGIARGFFDETALPEIHGRVAELLSLEGVSVDAFYHCPHGPSEEGFPGCQCRKPAPGMGIRASEELGIDLRRSWMIGDAPCDYEFAVNCGCRFVLVRTGRGKETEREISAFPAVREDEKSGTMFFVAEDLRAAAGIIEQAESGFSAERGGFSLIDPS, encoded by the coding sequence ATGGCCCGGGCGGTTTTTCTCGACCGCGACGGCACGCTCATTGAAAATGTTCCCTATCTCTCCGATCCATCGGCGGTGAGACTGTCGGCATCCGGCGGGGAAGCCCTCCGGAGGCTGCGCTCCCTGGGATTTCTTCTTGTGGTGGTCACAAACCAGAGCGGCATCGCCAGGGGGTTTTTCGATGAAACCGCTCTGCCGGAAATCCACGGGAGGGTCGCTGAACTGCTTTCCCTGGAAGGGGTCTCTGTGGACGCTTTCTATCACTGCCCCCACGGCCCGTCTGAAGAAGGCTTCCCGGGGTGTCAGTGCCGGAAGCCTGCTCCCGGGATGGGAATACGGGCCTCGGAAGAACTGGGCATCGACCTCCGGAGAAGCTGGATGATCGGGGACGCCCCCTGCGACTATGAATTTGCGGTCAACTGCGGCTGTCGTTTCGTGCTGGTACGGACCGGCCGCGGAAAAGAAACGGAAAGAGAAATTTCAGCCTTCCCTGCAGTCAGGGAGGACGAAAAATCTGGTACAATGTTCTTCGTCGCCGAAGATCTCCGCGCTGCAGCAGGTATCATAGAACAAGCGGAGTCCGGCTTTTCCGCCGAAAGAGGAGGCTTTTCCTTAATTGACCCTTCGTAA
- a CDS encoding lysylphosphatidylglycerol synthase transmembrane domain-containing protein: MTLRKGLVLFLLLSFGVSAVVLLSSVDGETWSTILRADKRLLLLALVFVLSAWACDASRFCALARAAGEKIDFKLGMVLTWLHYFGCAVTPMQSGGGPFQVYVLYKRKVPLGKGIAITLTRTLLTILILGIVVPVAVFIEPELLRGRLFLKGVFSYVLAFIIISWVLVVLSITRPAIIKRWGRVFTLWLKRFGVVKPERVLKIVKRINLEVDNYNLNFQMFFSCGLKHFLLAIVLSVFHLLFIFSVLPCLIASVNLPFHYLQAVLAQAVFMFLLYFVPTPGASGVAEGGGAALFGLLVPWNMAGVMAIAWRFFTEYIAIAMGVVVAVKLLGWGVTEELYEHEPPVEEEAVENDFSDDPGDRRE, from the coding sequence TTGACCCTTCGTAAAGGCCTGGTGCTTTTCCTGCTGCTCTCCTTTGGAGTCAGCGCCGTGGTACTCCTGTCAAGCGTGGACGGCGAAACCTGGTCCACCATACTGCGTGCCGACAAGCGGCTCCTGTTGCTTGCCCTCGTATTTGTCCTCTCTGCGTGGGCCTGTGATGCTTCCCGATTCTGCGCCCTCGCCCGGGCCGCCGGGGAAAAAATAGACTTCAAGCTCGGCATGGTACTCACGTGGCTTCACTATTTCGGCTGCGCCGTCACCCCCATGCAGAGCGGCGGCGGCCCCTTCCAGGTCTACGTCCTCTACAAGCGGAAGGTCCCTCTCGGCAAGGGGATCGCCATTACCCTCACCCGGACTCTGCTCACCATCCTCATACTGGGGATCGTGGTTCCCGTGGCGGTCTTCATCGAACCGGAACTCCTCCGGGGACGCCTCTTCCTCAAGGGAGTCTTCTCCTACGTCCTTGCCTTCATCATCATCTCCTGGGTGCTCGTGGTTCTGAGCATCACAAGGCCCGCGATCATCAAGCGGTGGGGCAGGGTGTTCACCCTCTGGCTCAAGCGGTTCGGGGTGGTCAAGCCCGAACGGGTGCTCAAAATCGTCAAGCGGATCAACCTCGAGGTGGACAACTACAACCTCAACTTCCAGATGTTCTTTTCCTGCGGGCTCAAGCATTTTCTCCTGGCGATCGTTCTTTCCGTATTCCACCTGCTCTTCATCTTCTCCGTGCTTCCCTGTCTCATCGCGTCGGTCAACCTGCCGTTCCACTACCTTCAGGCGGTTCTTGCCCAGGCCGTTTTCATGTTCCTGCTGTACTTTGTCCCCACGCCCGGGGCCAGCGGTGTGGCGGAAGGCGGCGGAGCAGCCCTCTTCGGCCTGCTGGTTCCCTGGAACATGGCCGGCGTCATGGCCATCGCGTGGCGGTTTTTCACCGAATATATCGCCATCGCCATGGGCGTGGTGGTGGCTGTGAAGCTGCTTGGCTGGGGCGTCACGGAGGAGCTCTACGAGCATGAGCCTCCGGTGGAGGAAGAAGCCGTGGAGAACGATTTTTCCGACGACCCCGGTGACCGCCGTGAATGA
- a CDS encoding methyltransferase family protein, which translates to MTAVNDIRAAAFKLRGGLWTALFLGVFFLAEPVSAGAVTAGLLLVSLGQGVRFWAAGCITRYRGEQVGAERLVTWGPYALVRNPLYIGNGLIGAGWGLLAGWKALLLFAIAFLVIYGLLIIPWEEAFLRQKFGREYERYMERTGRLFPRRWNGEDLDGPFDLSILWKSERHSVFVTLAGTVLLLFRAL; encoded by the coding sequence GTGACCGCCGTGAATGATATCCGGGCGGCAGCGTTCAAACTGAGGGGCGGCCTCTGGACCGCCCTTTTTCTTGGAGTGTTCTTCCTGGCCGAACCGGTATCCGCCGGTGCCGTAACCGCCGGGCTCCTTCTCGTCTCCCTCGGGCAGGGGGTCCGCTTCTGGGCCGCCGGGTGCATCACCCGCTACCGGGGTGAACAGGTGGGGGCCGAGCGGCTTGTCACCTGGGGACCCTACGCCCTCGTCCGGAACCCTCTCTACATCGGCAACGGCCTCATCGGGGCCGGCTGGGGCCTCCTTGCCGGGTGGAAGGCCCTTCTACTCTTCGCAATCGCCTTCCTCGTGATCTACGGCCTGCTCATCATTCCCTGGGAAGAAGCTTTCCTGCGGCAGAAATTCGGCCGGGAGTACGAACGGTACATGGAGCGGACCGGGCGCCTCTTCCCAAGGCGGTGGAACGGGGAAGACCTGGACGGTCCCTTCGACCTGTCCATTCTCTGGAAGAGCGAGCGCCACTCGGTCTTCGTCACATT